The DNA sequence AAAGGCGCCTCTTTTTCGTTTTTTATTTACTTTTTTTGGCTAATCAACACTCGTGAAATAAGTATTCTCTTATGGAATACAGAATTCCTTATATGACCCTAAGGAATTAGTCTGCGATGGCGCAGGCTGCACGTGAGCTTGGGCTGCATGAAAACACCCTGTATCGCTGGGTAACAGGAGTGAAAAAGGATGTTTTATTGAAGTAGCGAACAGGGTTGTTACGGAATGCGATAGAATAACCTAATTTCTACAAGTAGATAGTGGGGAGGACAAAAGTTTATGGAGATTAGAAAGTTCTGTGATTCGGATATTACTCAGATCGTTTCGCTGTTTTATGAAACAGTCCATTCGGTAAACGCAAGGGATTATACACAAGAGCAACTTGATGCCTGGGCACCTAAAGATGAAAAAGGAAATAAGATGATAAGTTGGAAAGATTCTATGGGTCGCAACATTACATATGTGGCTGAAGATAAAGGTAAAATTGTCGGTTTTAGTGATATGACTCATGATGGATACCTCGACAGGCTTTTTATTCATAAAGAGTTTCAGGGGCAAGGAATCGCTTCAGATTTGGTGAATGTTCTAGAATCTGAAGCCAGAAGACTAAGACTTGTAGAAATTAATACAGAAGCTAGTATTACAGCTAAACCGTTCTTTGAACGTCACGGGTACCGAGTAATTTATTCACAGACCGTAGAAAAAAGGGGCGTCAAATTAGATAATTTTAAGATGGTTAAAAAGGTGGGCTCCTAATGTATTTTGGCTTGGGATTCTGTTTTGTTGACTATCTATGTCCGATGATCTTTACTATGTAAAAAGGGAACTATCCAAGGGGTAGCGACAGAATTCTTGCTCGAATCCGTCAAATGTTTTGCATAAAATGAAAATTGGAGGATTATCATGGTCTATGTCGCACTGCTTAGGGGAATCAATGTTGGTGGGAAAAATAAAATTGACATGAAGCTGCTTAAAAAAACTTTTGAACGAGTAGGCATGGGCTCTGTAGTTACATATATCAATTCAGGTAATATTATATTCACGGTAAATGGTCAATCAAAAACAACAATATCCTATATTTTAGAAGAGGCTATACATACAGACTTCGGACTACAAATTAAAGTTTTAGTTCGTAGTTTTGACGATATTAAAAAAGTTATACACTCCCTTCCAGAGTCATGGACGAACGACCAACAGATGAGAAGTGATGTGCTGTTTTTATGGGACGAAATTGATGATGAGTCAGTGCTTACTAATCTGGTCATCAAACCGGAAATTGATACGGTGAAATACGCTCCTGGAGCCATTCTATGGTCGATTGAAAAGAAGAATAGTACCAAATCCGGTATGTCTAAACTCATCGGTTCAAAGCCATATCGACAAATGACAATCAGGAATGTAAATACAGCGCGCAAAATATACGAACTTATGCAGGCGGCAGAGGCGTGAATATGCGGCGTTCTCGCTTCGTCATATTTGGGGCTCCTTATCTGTCTAGATAAGTGTAGACGCTCCAATTACAGAAAAATGGCTGGGGTATAGAAAAAGAGCAAGATGAAGTTGCTTCGTTCAAGATGATAGAGCCACACCTTGCTCAAGCATTTTTTTCCTAATAAAGATTGGTTACGCTCTATGCCTAATTAAACTAAGAAGCTGCCATCTTTGTGGCGACTGAAAAACCTGGTTAAAATCCACCGAGGTTTATTTTTGTAATGAGAAATTTAAATAGACGATGCTGCTTTTAAACTGCTTTCCATTCCATTCGGTATACACCAGCTCCTTGCCGGAAGGGCTCCATGAGGTTGCTGCATTCTCGATCCCCACGGCCAGCTTGGTGGGCTCATGGCTTAACAGATCGTAAACATAGAGACTGTTCCCGGATGCGGAGTTAGCTTCGGGTTTCAGACTGTATGCAATCATCCTCTGATCCGATGACCATGAAACGCCGCCAAGCTCCGTACCTTCGGCAAGCGTTTTTTTGTTTTCGCCGTTTAGATCGCACAGGATCAGCGTTTCTTTGGAGCCATTGGACTGCAATACCAGCATTTGTTTCTTGTCCGGCGAAGGATATACACCCACCACATGGTCAAGCTTCAGGCTAGTCTTTTTCTTCGTCTTCAAATCCACTGTCGTTAATGTCGCATTGGAATGAGTGTTGTAATAGATCGTATCGTTTATTTGTTCAGCAATGAACAATGGATCATCCGTCCATTTTTCAGCAGAAATTTTGCCTGCAGTCGTCGCTGTATAAGCAGTACCACTATATGCGGCACCAAATATCTTGTCCGAATCTACCCATTCCGCGCTGACGGCACCTCCGATTGATTCACCTGAAAGGGGAAATGCATGCTGCGAAGTAAGATTCATCACGAAAAAGAGAGGGTCGCCCAATAAATATTCTTGATAGATCAAATGCTTTTTGTCGGGGGATAACCGGGCATCACCCAGATGCAGGTTCTTCTGTTCTTTCAGCAGCTCGAATTTTTTGGTCTCAAGATTGTACCGATACAGGCTTCTGGGATGGGAGTCTGACAGTTCTTCCTGGCTCATTTTGTCCAGTGCCTCATTTTCCTTCGAGACGATGACCGTATTTTCATCCCACCAATCCGATACTTCCATGTTCTCATACCTAACAATCTTTTCCACGGATATATCGGGATTACCAGCCTTCTTGCCGTCATCGTCAATGACGGTGATCGTTTTGCCAGGCTCTTCTTTAATGACGGTCTTATTCCCGGTAGCTTCTGATGCGCAGGCCGTGATCGTTAAAAGCAAAGCTGGTACGACCAAGATGATTTTGAATTTTTTCATTTTCGTTCGCCTCCTTGATACCTACAGTACCAGGAATATGTTCCAGGAATATAAACAGATATTTCAAAAAAGTAAACAAACATGTCGGGGATGTTAGTTATGTTCTTGAAGCGGTTGAGCCGTAAGCCGGAAACATAATGCGAAAATGACTTCCATCCGCATTTGTGCTCACAAGTGAAATCGAACCTCCTTGTGCTTCCGTATACTTTTTGGCAAGCGAAAGTCCGAGGCCGGTGCCGCCGCTTTCACGCGACCTGTTTTTATCGACGGTGTAGAACGGCTCGAAGATTTTGCGCGCATACTCTTCCGGGATTCCGATGCCGGTATCCGTAATATCAATGATCACCTGTCCGTCCCTTCGTTCATTCCTCACAGTAATATGACCCTTGGTTTTATTGTATTTAATGGCGTTATCCAGGAGATTGACAAGCACAATGGTCATGCAGTCTTTGTCCGCCTCTACATACGCTTTTGTTAAATCGGTTTCTAGTGTGATGCCGAACTTATCCATTTTCCCTTTCAGGCTGTTCAGCACCGTTTGAATGGCCTGCTGCACATCGACTTTTTCTTTATTGAATTCAAACTCGTATTTCTCCATGGAAGATAATTGAAGTACTTTCTCAACCATTTCATGAAGCCGCAGTGTTTCGCTTTTAATATTCACTATCGCCGTGTTCAAAAGCTCTTCATCGTCCGGATATAATTCAAGCAAATCGATATACGCACGGGTCGATGTGAGAGGCGTCTTAAACTCATGTGTTACGCTGCCAATAAATTGTTTTTGCTGCTGGTCGAGTTGGGACAATTTATGGACAGCCAGGGACAGCTTTTCCTGCTCTTTGTCCTTGTCCTGTATGGTTTTCTTAATTTGCTGGCTCATCACCCGGATGCCTTCACTCAGTTCTCCAATCTCATCTTTGCGCGATAGGGAGGGGACTTCATAATTTCCGGATCGAATTCTGTCTACCGTTTGATTAAGCTTGATAATCTCGCCGGCGAAGAAAGTAAAATAAAAATAAGCCAGAATAAAGCTTAGGAAAAATACACCCGCTCCAATTTGGATAAAGAGCTGCTTAATCTGATTGTAAAACGCCAGGTTTTCCGAGAGTGAGTGATGGAACTGTACGACACCCACTTGCTCTTTGCCTGTTCGTAAGGGAGCCAAGTAATATAACGATTCATTTTCCACCAGATAGGCTGTTTTATCTTTGAGTGCATAGGTCAATGTTTTGGCAAGGCTGTCGGATGCACCGGCGGCTTTTTTTTCGCTGACGATTTTTCCTTGCTGGTCATATAACACAACCGGTTGGCCGCTTATCATTTCTAATTGCGCAGCAAATTCCCGGCCTTTCGATGCAAGGAAGGTATGAGGAACCTTACTTTGCTCCGCCATCATCGTCTGGATAAAATAAATATTTGCAGTTGCTGCCTGTTGGGCAAATTGGTGTTCCACCTGTGATTGCTGATTCTTTTGAATGCCTTCTAGAACGAGCAGGCTTAAAATAAAGACCGTGAAGAGGAGAAGGACAGCCAGAAAAATACTGAATTTGATTTTTATACTGACTCTCACGTTACTCACCCAAGGCTTTGTAACCGACGCCATGAACGGTTTGTATCAAATCACTGTAGTCTGCGCCGAGCTTCTTCCGCAGCCGCTGTACATGGATATCCACGGTGCGCGTTCCGCCAATATAATCCAGGCCCCAGACCAGGTTCAGAAGATCCTCCCTTGTATACACCCGATGAGGGCTGGATAGGAGCAATGCCAGCAAATCGTATTCTTTGGGTGTCAGATCCATCTTCCGATCGCCGGCAAAAGCCGTTCGCTTGCTTACATTCAGTACCACTCCGCTGAGTGCAACCTCGGTCAGCTCGTCATCATCCCTTGCGGCTTTCATTCTTCGGAGCAGTGATTTTAAACGCGCAAGCAGTTCTCGTATATCAAAAGGTTTGGACATATAATCATCCGCACCGAGCTCAAGTCCAAGAATTTTGTCGATAAGATCTTCTTTGGCTGTGAGCATAATGACACCTATTCGCCCTTTGTCCTGAAGCTTTTTCAGAATATCGTAGCCATCCATTCCGGGAAGCATGACATCTAGAATAATCGCGGCCGGCTTGAATTCATACACTCTATCTATAGCCGTATCGCCGCGATCAACCACTTCGACGGCATAGCCTTCCTTGGTTAAAGCATAAGCAATCGCATCCGCAATTTTTCGCTCATCCTCAATGACCAGAATTTTATCGCCCATTGGATAGCCCTGCCCATTCTGTACCATAACGTCCAAACCGGGTTTGCTTCATAACCGCTCAGACCTCCGTTTCTTTTATGAAACAGATTTTACCAACCTATATGAAAAAGAACAACCATGGAAGGGAAAAGTCGAAAATACGCGCTGGGCATTTATCGAGACATCAAGTAAAGTAAAGGTAGGAATTGTAAAGGAGAGGAGGAAGAAATGGTACAGCAATTGATGGAAACATTTCAAATGACGTTACGTGATGACTTGATCGAAACGTTACAGTCACATAGCGATAAACAGCAAACATGTGAGTTTTTTATTCGGCTTATGAGTATACAGGAGATTGTCGAAGCGGTCGAGTGCTTGTCAGCGTTTGAAATGTATAGAGAGATCATTCCTTTGTGGACAGACGATCATTCAAACTATGTGGGTGTTTATTTTTGGGGGCCGATGCAATATAGGGTTTGTTATATCAATCATGAGGAGACCGATCTGTCTCCTGCATTTCGCAGTGTACAATCATTTAGTACATTGCTTGAGCAGCATCCTGAAAGTGATTGGTATGATTTGCCGAAGGATTATCCGGGGAGTGAAACAAACGCCGCTTTGATAGCGAACGATATGGTGGCGATTGCAGAATTAAATACAGCGCTTCAAGCAGAGGAATTAGATGAAGAAATACGATGTCAACTTCTCTTTTCTATTATGGCACTAACCCCGTACCATAAGCTTGATACACTAATGAGCTATATGGACGATGAAAATATGTATGTACAGGAAAGAGCCTGTGAAATTTTGGGCTTCCATAAATATGAACCTGCAAAAAGCAGGTTGGAAGAAATCGCTGAATCCGGTTCACATAATGGGAAAACAGCTGCCAGGTCTGCGTTAGCAAGAATGAACTGATTCTGCATGTTTGAGAAGGAGGATCGCTGTTTGTATCAATGAAGTAGGGGGAACGTTTATGCACTCAACATTGTCAGCATCTTTACAATCCTATAAGCGAAGCATTTCACAATTGTACAATGAACTGACTATAGAGGTGTATGGAACCGGGGTGCGAAGACAGAGCATTACCGTGACAGAAAACAAAATATTGATCTTCGCCGAGCGCTCGCGGCTTCCCGAGCTGAGCGCGCTGGAAAAGGGGAATAAGAACTTGAGCCTGCATCTCGATTCCGCACTGCGTGATGAGTTTAAACGGCGGCTCAGGGAAAGAATCGAGGAGACGTTTTCTGTTTCTGTACGAACGATTTTGCTTGATTATGATTTGGAGACAGAGATGACGGTAACAGCCGTATTTCTTATCGAAGCTGCGCAGAAGTGAATAGGTGTAAGAAAAGCAGTTGGGCCTGCCGCACAGTTCATCGACTGGCGAGCAGGCCCGTTTTTCATTTTGCCGTTCGCTGCAGAAAGTGTTCTACAAAGCGATCCGCTGCCACGTCTGTACAAACCGTTATCCGCTCCCGTGTAGGGTCCGCACTGTCCAAAGGTTTTGTTTGCCCCAGTGTATCGCCAGTTGTGTCCACGTAAATGGGCATGGAGGAGGTCGTAACGAAAGTCGGATCGATGGCCACTCCCACGGCGAGCGGGTCGTGAAGCGCACATCCGCCAAGCTCAGGTGAGGATATACGATACGCATTCATATAAAAAGCGCAGGCTTCGGCTAAAAAAGCTGAGGCAGGAGTATTCTGCTGCTGCCATATGGCGAGCTGACTTTCCTTTAATACGGCTTGCATGGTAACGTCCAGGCCGATAAGGGTAATTCGGGCGCCGGATTGAAGCACGATCTCGGCTGCCTCTGGATCAGCGTATATATTTGCTTCCGCATACGGTGTGACGTTACCCGGCACATGCACCGCTCCTCCCATAATGATTAATTCTTTCATCAGCGGTACAATCTCTGGTGCTTTTTTTATGGCTATGGCTATATTGGTCAGACTGCCTGTGGCAATGACTGTCACATCTCCGGGCCTCTCTTTGATCGAAGCGATAAGAAATTCGTGTGCCGGTATATTTTTGGGGGATTGGGTTGGTGCGGCAAGCGTTATGTCGGCGAGACCATTGCTTCCGTGTATCCATATGGGAGCCTCTCGCGCTTCGCGTACGAGAGGAGCGCTCGCTCCAGGATAAACGGGGATGTGTGCGCGTTCAAATAGATCAAGTACCTGAAGCGTATTCCGGGTTGTATGTTCTACTGTGCCGTTGCCAAAGCAGGTTGTAATACCGATGACATCGAGCTCTGGAGCGTTCAGGGCATAGCCGATAGCCATTGCGTCGTCAATGCCGGTGTCTACATCTAGAATAACTGGCTTCATGTGTTCCTCCTTGTGAGCTGTATCTCCCTTATACGTTTTGCTCGCAGGCTCCGCTCAGCTCCCGGCTGCTTTTCCATTCGCGGACAGTAAACAGGCGGCTGCTTGCTAGTGCTGCCGGGTCATTTTGGGCTAATTGCTGTGCTTCTTCCAATGAGTTCGCTGTGAAAATAATGAGTCCGCCGCTTTCATCCGTAAAAGGGCCTTTGGCTATTATTTTCCCCTTCTGTATGAGATCATTCAAGTATTCAATGTGTTCGGTGCGGACCTCTTTATCTTTGTTTGCCTCGATCGTTTCCATGAACGCGATATAGTATAAGGGCATCGTATGTCCTCCTTTTGTTCCCTGTATGGTACCAACAATAAGCGAATATACAAGTTTTCCTTGTAATAAATAAATTAATAATTTAAAATAGATGAAAAACATTATAAATTATATATATGCATGGGAAAAAGAATAGAGCGATATGCAGTGGAAAGATAAGCGTGTGCAGCATGATTGGCAGGGAGAAGTACACACTCGTGGCTAAGCGCGTGCACTCCCTGAATGGAAACCCCTACAGTTTTGCTTGATCAACACACGTTAGTTATACGGATACAATAGACGGCAAACGCTTTAGCAAGCGATGAATGGACTGATTGGCCTCCTGCAGAACGATGTGTTCATCCACCGTTTTCATGATGCGATTCTCCATCAGAATTCGTCCGTTGACCATCGTTGTTTCTACGTCGGCCTTGGAAGCGGAATAAACAATTCTGGAGATCAGGTCAACATTATCAGCCGGATAGGCATGGAATTTATTTAAATTTAGAATAGCCAAATCCGCTTTTTTACCGACTTCAAGACTCCCAATGTCCGCATCCAATCCGGCAGCCCTTGCTCCACCGATGGTCGCCATTTCGAAGACCATTTTTGCATTCATGGACGTGGGGCCGTGCACAGGCTTCTGAATGAGAGCGGCCAAGCGCATTTCATTAAACATGTCAAGGCTGTTGTTGCAGGGAGCGCCGTCTGCACCCAGGCTCATGAAGATCCCTTTATCGAGTAAATCAGGAACTTCTGCGATTCCGGAGGCCAATTTCAGATTTGAGCCTGGACAATGGGCGACTTTCACTTTTCTGTCCTTGATGATTTGTTTTTCTTCCTCATCAAGCCAGACGCAGTGGGCCAGGATGAGCCGTTCGTTGGCTACGCCAATGGAGTCGAGGTAGACGACGTTGCGCATCCCACGCTCCGATTCGACGAGAGCGATTTCGGACCGGTTTTCGGATGCATGCGTATGAATCATCGTATTATACGTAGCGGAGAGATCGCGCACGGCTGTAAGCAAGTCTTCCGTACATGAGACGACAAAGCGCGGACAGAAGGCATACTGAATGCGTCCGTTATCATAGTTGTGCCATTTCTCCAGCAGATCGACGCTTTCCTGGATGGATGCATCGGTTTGTTCATGCAGAAGCTTCGGCACATCTCCACCGCGATCCATCATAACTTTGCCGGATAGAGCACGTATGCCGCTTTGGGCGATCGCCTGAAGAGCCGAATCGGTATGATGCACGGTCTCCATATCTACGATGCAGGTTGTACCGCTTTGGATCAATTCACCGATTCCAAGCATAGCAGAGTAATAAATGGATTCTTCATCATGGGCGGCTTCTAGCGGCCAAATCCGTTTTTTTAGCCAATCGAGCAGTTCCAAATCATCGGCCTGTCCTCTAAACAGGGTTTGACAGAGATGGATATGCGTCTGCACGAAGCCTGGAATGACAACTCGATTCGCCGCATTGATGACTTTGTCTGCCTGTTCATAGCGCAGGTTCGGACCGATGTCTTTGATTCGATCCCCTTCGATGTAAATGTCGCCTGTTAAAATAAGGTCGTTTGCATCCATTGTGATGATCTGTGCATTTTTAATCAGGGTGGTTTCCATATACATCCCGCCTTCTTTATGTTCTGTATGATAAGCACGTTTGGTATAAACGTCTTTAGACGCGGTATATCATGTTAATAATAAAAGCCAGACTGATAAAGTGAACGGTCCAAGTTACTTCGTGGTGGCGTCCTGTCAGGACCTTCAGTAGGCTGTACGAAATGAAGCCAAAGGCAAGCCCCTGGGTAATGCTGAAGGTTAAAGGCATCATGATGATGGTGAGGAAGGCTGGCACCAGCTCCGTAAAATCATCGAACGGAATGTGTCGAATCTCGTTGAACATGAAAACGCCTACAAGAATGAGCACCGGTGCGGTCGCAAATCCGGGGATGAGCGTAACCAGCGGTGTGAAAAGGAGGGCCAGCATAAAAAATCCTGCCACTACTAGCGCTGTTAAGCCGGTTTTTCCTCCTTCTGAAATACCTGTGGCATTTTCTACATATACATTCATCGCTGTGGTACCCAATGTGGCGCTGCCCATTGTAGCAAATGCGTCCGCCACAAAAGCTCGGTTTAAGTTGGGGATCTCCCCATTCTTATCTACCAGCCCCGCCTTGTTTGCCAATCCCAGCAGCGTTGCGGAATTATCGAACAGCTCCACAATCGTAAAGGAGAAGATGACAGAAACGATGCCATAGGCAAGTGCGGCTTTAATGTCCATGTGCAGGAAGGTATCCGCAACGCTCGGCATCGAAAAAGAGATGATATTGCTGATGCTTGCCGGTGCCTGCGAAGCGCCTACAATCATGGACAGTACGGTTGTGGCAATAATGCTGATGACGAGTGCGCCTTTGACGCCCCGGGCGATGAGAAGGGCAGTTAACATGAGTCCGGTAAGTGCAATGAGCACCCCGGGAGAATGGAGATTGCCTAAAGAGACGATCGTATCTTTGCTGCTGATTACCAAACCGGCATTTTTCAATCCGATTAAAGCGATAAATAAGCCAACTCCCACTCCGATAGCGGAGCGCAGTGATTGGGGGACGGCAGCAATGATTTTTTTTCGCACCCCGGTGATGGTAAGGATGAGAAAGACAACCCCCGATATAAACACCGCTCCCAGGCCTGTCTGCCATGTTAGTCCCATTCCCAGCACGACTGTATACGTAAAGAAAGCGTTGAGTCCCATGCCCGGACCGACGGCAACCGGCATGTTTGCCATCAGGGCATACATTAGCGTGCCGAAAATGCAGGAGAAAATGGTGGCTGCCACAGCTGCTTCTTTCGGAATGCCTGCATCTGAAAGAATAAGAGGATTCACGAAAATGATATAGCTCATTGTCATAAACGTAGTCATGCCTGCAATAAACTCTGTTTTAGGAGTAGTGTTGCGCTCGCTCAGCCGAAAGAAATTTTCGAGCCACCCGCGTTTAACCGCTGCATTCGGAGGTGCAAGTACGTCTTCTTCTGTTTCAAGCGCCTGATCCGCTTCCTGTAATGGAGGATGTATGCTCATCTAGATTCTCCCTTCGCTTTTTCTTTTACCCGAGGCCGGCTTTAGCTTCTGCTATACAAATACAACATGGTTGAAGTTGTTCACCTCCCTTATACACATAAAAAAACCTAGCCGGAGAAAGAAGCGATGAGAATCCACTTCTCTCTCGTAGCTAGGAAATTTATGGTTTCCAATAGAAACCCCCAACCCATATTGCTGGGGTTATACGAGAGATATGAAATTGTGAAGGAATCGCAAGTTGCAAACTCATGTTTTGAATTTTAAGAATATTTAATTTGCATGTCAAGCGAGAAAAATAGTGTGAGAATGAGAAAAAAGGTGAATTCTGTCGCAGTAAGCAGATAAATTTTAAATAATAAGAAAAATGGGAAAATTATAGGTTTGAAGTTTGAAAAACAAAAAAATATAGTGGTACTCAATTACAGCTAACGACAGCAAAAATGAAAAATTCATACTTTCTTAGGCCTCGTATAGCCTCGAAAATACGGTTCGAGGGTCTCTACAGGAATACCGTTAATTTCCTAGCTACGAGAAAAAACACACCGGTTGTTTTTTCTCGTAGCTAGTTTTTTTATGAAGAGGTAAAGGAGGAAGACGATGATAAAAAAAGAGATAGCATTCACCATCAATCAAAAGCCGGTTATTGTCTCTGTTCATCCTGCCAAAACGCTGCTTGACGTACTGCGTGAAGATTTACAGCTCACGGGGGGAAAGGAATGCTGCGGCAAAGGGGAATGTGGAAGCTGTTCGGTATTGATCCAAAACGAAGCCGTTTGTTCGTGTCTCATTCTTGCGGGCCAGGTGGAAGGGGAGGACATCACGACGGTGGAAGGGATTGGCACAATGGGGGAAATGGATAGGTTGCAGGAAGCC is a window from the Aneurinibacillus sp. REN35 genome containing:
- a CDS encoding GNAT family N-acetyltransferase yields the protein MEIRKFCDSDITQIVSLFYETVHSVNARDYTQEQLDAWAPKDEKGNKMISWKDSMGRNITYVAEDKGKIVGFSDMTHDGYLDRLFIHKEFQGQGIASDLVNVLESEARRLRLVEINTEASITAKPFFERHGYRVIYSQTVEKRGVKLDNFKMVKKVGS
- a CDS encoding nucleoside hydrolase, whose amino-acid sequence is MKPVILDVDTGIDDAMAIGYALNAPELDVIGITTCFGNGTVEHTTRNTLQVLDLFERAHIPVYPGASAPLVREAREAPIWIHGSNGLADITLAAPTQSPKNIPAHEFLIASIKERPGDVTVIATGSLTNIAIAIKKAPEIVPLMKELIIMGGAVHVPGNVTPYAEANIYADPEAAEIVLQSGARITLIGLDVTMQAVLKESQLAIWQQQNTPASAFLAEACAFYMNAYRISSPELGGCALHDPLAVGVAIDPTFVTTSSMPIYVDTTGDTLGQTKPLDSADPTRERITVCTDVAADRFVEHFLQRTAK
- a CDS encoding 5'-deoxyadenosine deaminase encodes the protein METTLIKNAQIITMDANDLILTGDIYIEGDRIKDIGPNLRYEQADKVINAANRVVIPGFVQTHIHLCQTLFRGQADDLELLDWLKKRIWPLEAAHDEESIYYSAMLGIGELIQSGTTCIVDMETVHHTDSALQAIAQSGIRALSGKVMMDRGGDVPKLLHEQTDASIQESVDLLEKWHNYDNGRIQYAFCPRFVVSCTEDLLTAVRDLSATYNTMIHTHASENRSEIALVESERGMRNVVYLDSIGVANERLILAHCVWLDEEEKQIIKDRKVKVAHCPGSNLKLASGIAEVPDLLDKGIFMSLGADGAPCNNSLDMFNEMRLAALIQKPVHGPTSMNAKMVFEMATIGGARAAGLDADIGSLEVGKKADLAILNLNKFHAYPADNVDLISRIVYSASKADVETTMVNGRILMENRIMKTVDEHIVLQEANQSIHRLLKRLPSIVSV
- a CDS encoding transposase codes for the protein MAQAARELGLHENTLYRWVTGVKKDVLLK
- a CDS encoding sensor histidine kinase; translation: MRVSIKIKFSIFLAVLLLFTVFILSLLVLEGIQKNQQSQVEHQFAQQAATANIYFIQTMMAEQSKVPHTFLASKGREFAAQLEMISGQPVVLYDQQGKIVSEKKAAGASDSLAKTLTYALKDKTAYLVENESLYYLAPLRTGKEQVGVVQFHHSLSENLAFYNQIKQLFIQIGAGVFFLSFILAYFYFTFFAGEIIKLNQTVDRIRSGNYEVPSLSRKDEIGELSEGIRVMSQQIKKTIQDKDKEQEKLSLAVHKLSQLDQQQKQFIGSVTHEFKTPLTSTRAYIDLLELYPDDEELLNTAIVNIKSETLRLHEMVEKVLQLSSMEKYEFEFNKEKVDVQQAIQTVLNSLKGKMDKFGITLETDLTKAYVEADKDCMTIVLVNLLDNAIKYNKTKGHITVRNERRDGQVIIDITDTGIGIPEEYARKIFEPFYTVDKNRSRESGGTGLGLSLAKKYTEAQGGSISLVSTNADGSHFRIMFPAYGSTASRT
- a CDS encoding HEAT repeat domain-containing protein; protein product: MVQQLMETFQMTLRDDLIETLQSHSDKQQTCEFFIRLMSIQEIVEAVECLSAFEMYREIIPLWTDDHSNYVGVYFWGPMQYRVCYINHEETDLSPAFRSVQSFSTLLEQHPESDWYDLPKDYPGSETNAALIANDMVAIAELNTALQAEELDEEIRCQLLFSIMALTPYHKLDTLMSYMDDENMYVQERACEILGFHKYEPAKSRLEEIAESGSHNGKTAARSALARMN
- a CDS encoding (2Fe-2S)-binding protein — its product is MIKKEIAFTINQKPVIVSVHPAKTLLDVLREDLQLTGGKECCGKGECGSCSVLIQNEAVCSCLILAGQVEGEDITTVEGIGTMGEMDRLQEAFVEEGATQCGYCTPGIIVAARAYLNSIDHIPSSDEIKDALAGNLCRCTGYTKIIHAVGRAAQRQFA
- a CDS encoding DUF1697 domain-containing protein, whose product is MVYVALLRGINVGGKNKIDMKLLKKTFERVGMGSVVTYINSGNIIFTVNGQSKTTISYILEEAIHTDFGLQIKVLVRSFDDIKKVIHSLPESWTNDQQMRSDVLFLWDEIDDESVLTNLVIKPEIDTVKYAPGAILWSIEKKNSTKSGMSKLIGSKPYRQMTIRNVNTARKIYELMQAAEA
- a CDS encoding TolB family protein, which produces MKKFKIILVVPALLLTITACASEATGNKTVIKEEPGKTITVIDDDGKKAGNPDISVEKIVRYENMEVSDWWDENTVIVSKENEALDKMSQEELSDSHPRSLYRYNLETKKFELLKEQKNLHLGDARLSPDKKHLIYQEYLLGDPLFFVMNLTSQHAFPLSGESIGGAVSAEWVDSDKIFGAAYSGTAYTATTAGKISAEKWTDDPLFIAEQINDTIYYNTHSNATLTTVDLKTKKKTSLKLDHVVGVYPSPDKKQMLVLQSNGSKETLILCDLNGENKKTLAEGTELGGVSWSSDQRMIAYSLKPEANSASGNSLYVYDLLSHEPTKLAVGIENAATSWSPSGKELVYTEWNGKQFKSSIVYLNFSLQK
- a CDS encoding YciI family protein, with translation MPLYYIAFMETIEANKDKEVRTEHIEYLNDLIQKGKIIAKGPFTDESGGLIIFTANSLEEAQQLAQNDPAALASSRLFTVREWKSSRELSGACEQNV
- a CDS encoding response regulator transcription factor, which produces MGDKILVIEDERKIADAIAYALTKEGYAVEVVDRGDTAIDRVYEFKPAAIILDVMLPGMDGYDILKKLQDKGRIGVIMLTAKEDLIDKILGLELGADDYMSKPFDIRELLARLKSLLRRMKAARDDDELTEVALSGVVLNVSKRTAFAGDRKMDLTPKEYDLLALLLSSPHRVYTREDLLNLVWGLDYIGGTRTVDIHVQRLRKKLGADYSDLIQTVHGVGYKALGE
- a CDS encoding NCS2 family permease, whose product is MSIHPPLQEADQALETEEDVLAPPNAAVKRGWLENFFRLSERNTTPKTEFIAGMTTFMTMSYIIFVNPLILSDAGIPKEAAVAATIFSCIFGTLMYALMANMPVAVGPGMGLNAFFTYTVVLGMGLTWQTGLGAVFISGVVFLILTITGVRKKIIAAVPQSLRSAIGVGVGLFIALIGLKNAGLVISSKDTIVSLGNLHSPGVLIALTGLMLTALLIARGVKGALVISIIATTVLSMIVGASQAPASISNIISFSMPSVADTFLHMDIKAALAYGIVSVIFSFTIVELFDNSATLLGLANKAGLVDKNGEIPNLNRAFVADAFATMGSATLGTTAMNVYVENATGISEGGKTGLTALVVAGFFMLALLFTPLVTLIPGFATAPVLILVGVFMFNEIRHIPFDDFTELVPAFLTIIMMPLTFSITQGLAFGFISYSLLKVLTGRHHEVTWTVHFISLAFIINMIYRV
- a CDS encoding Na-translocating system protein MpsC family protein; this translates as MHSTLSASLQSYKRSISQLYNELTIEVYGTGVRRQSITVTENKILIFAERSRLPELSALEKGNKNLSLHLDSALRDEFKRRLRERIEETFSVSVRTILLDYDLETEMTVTAVFLIEAAQK